Proteins from one Ranitomeya variabilis isolate aRanVar5 chromosome 1, aRanVar5.hap1, whole genome shotgun sequence genomic window:
- the PCDH10 gene encoding protocadherin-10 isoform X3 — MLALLLLLCAVDGARSQLAYKVQEERDHGTFVGNIAEDLGLDITKLSSRRFQSAPNSRSPYLELNLENGVLYVKEKIDRELICRQSPSCLLHLEVFLENPLEFFRVEVEVLDINDNPPAFPEADIQVEISESATLGTRFPLESAYDPDVGNNSLRTYEMTTNSFFALDVQTQGDGNKFAELVLKKPLDREQQALHRYVLTAMDGGVPQRTGTALLTIKVLDSNDNVPVFEQPVYSVAMAENAAPGTLVIQLNATDQDEGQNGEVVYSLSSHNSARVRDIFSLDPRSGRLEVSGELDYEESGVYQVYVQAKDLGPNAVPAHCKVLLKVLDLNDNAPEISFSTVKEAVSEAAPPGTVVALFSVTDKDSEENGQIHCELLGEVPFRLKLSYKNYYTIVTDGVLDRELGPSYTVTVLARDRGSPPLSSTKSIQVRVADVNDNAPRFSQAVYNVYVTENNVPGAYISAVSAADQDDEENAQVTYHILECDIQGMSVFTYVSINSENGYLYALRTFDYEQLKDFSFMVEARDGGSPPLAANATVNIVIVDQNDNAPAIISPHGRNGTARELLPRTAEPGYLFTRVVAVDLDEGENARLTYSIIRGNEMSLFRMDWRTGELRTARKITGKRDPHRPFELVVEVRDHGQPPLSSTALIQVEIVDGAVEKLNENQRSSRATDTALDLTLILIIALGSVSFIFLLAMIVLAVRCQKEKKLTLSSCLLASDCCVCCCSCCSRHARARKKKLSKSDIMLVQSSAVPSATQVPVEESGSFSSHHLNQNYCYQVCLTPESAKTDLMFLKPCSPSRSTDPEHNPCGAIVTGYADQQPDIISNGSILSSENKHQRTELSYLVDRPRRVNSSAFQEADIVSSKDSGHGDSEQGDSDHDATNRGQSSARKRIC, encoded by the exons ATGCTCGCCTTACTCCTGCTGCTGTGCGCGGTGGATGGGGCGCGTTCCCAGCTCGCCTACAAGGTGCAGGAGGAGCGGGACCATGGCACGTTCGTGGGGAACATCGCCGAGGATCTGGGCTTGGACATTACAAAACTCTCCAGCCGCAGGTTTCAGTCTGCGCCCAACTCCCGGAGCCCGTACCTGGAGCTGAACCTGGAGAACGGGGTCCTGTACGTGAAGGAGAAGATCGACCGGGAGCTGATCTGCCGCCAGAGCCCGTCCTGCCTGCTGCACCTGGAGGTGTTCCTGGAGAACCCGCTGGAATTCTTCCGGGTGGAGGTGGAGGTGCTGGACATCAATGACAACCCCCCCGCCTTCCCCGAGGCGGACATCCAGGTGGAGATCTCGGAGAGCGCCACCCTGGGCACCCGCTTCCCGCTGGAGAGCGCCTACGACCCGGACGTGGGCAACAACTCGCTCCGCACCTACGAGATGACGACCAACAGCTTCTTCGCCCTGGACGTGCAGACTCAGGGCGACGGCAACAAGTTCGCGGAGCTGGTGCTGAAGAAGCCGCTGGACCGCGAGCAGCAAGCCCTGCACCGGTACGTGCTGACCGCCATGGACGGCGGCGTGCCCCAGAGGACCGGCACTGCCCTCCTCACCATCAAGGTGCTGGACTCCAACGACAACGTGCCGGTGTTCGAGCAGCCCGTGTACTCCGTGGCCATGGCCGAGAACGCGGCGCCCGGCACCCTGGTGATCCAGCTCAATGCCACCGACCAGGACGAAGGTCAGAACGGGGAGGTGGTGTACTCGCTGAGCAGCCACAACTCTGCGCGGGTGCGGGACATCTTCAGCCTGGACCCCCGCAGCGGGCGCCTGGAGGTGAGCGGGGAGCTGGACTACGAGGAGAGCGGCGTGTACCAGGTGTACGTCCAAGCCAAGGACCTGGGGCCGAACGCCGTGCCCGCCCACTGCAAGGTGCTGCTCAAGGTGCTGGACCTGAACGACAACGCGCCCGAGATCAGCTTCAGCACCGTGAAGGAGGCGGTGAGCGAGGCCGCCCCCCCGGGCACGGTGGTGGCTCTCTTCAGCGTCACGGACAAGGACTCCGAGGAGAACGGGCAGATCCACTGCGAGCTCCTGGGCGAGGTGCCCTTCCGCCTCAAGCTGTCCTACAAGAACTACTACACCATCGTGACGGACGGCGTGCTGGACCGGGAGCTGGGGCCGTCCTACACGGTGACGGTGCTGGCCCGGGACCGCGGCAGCCCGCCGCTCAGCTCCACCAAGTCCATCCAGGTGCGGGTGGCGGACGTGAACGACAACGCGCCGCGCTTCTCGCAGGCGGTGTACAATGTGTATGTGACCGAGAACAACGTGCCCGGGGCGTACATCTCCGCCGTCAGCGCCGCCGACCAGGACGACGAGGAGAACGCGCAGGTGACCTACCACATCCTGGAGTGCGACATCCAGGGCATGTCCGTCTTCACCTACGTGTCCATCAACTCGGAGAACGGCTACCTGTACGCGCTGCGCACCTTCGACTACGAGCAGCTGAAGGACTTCAGCTTCATGGTGGAGGCGCGGGACGGCGGCAGCCCCCCACTGGCCGCCAACGCCACGGTCAACATCGTCATCGTGGACCAGAACGACAATGCCCCGGCCATCATCTCCCCGCACGGCCGCAACGGCACGGCCAGGGAGCTGCTGCCCCGCACCGCCGAGCCCGGCTACCTGTTCACCCGCGTGGTGGCCGTGGACCTGGACGAGGGCGAGAACGCCCGCCTCACCTACAGCATCATCCGGGGCAACGAGATGAGCCTGTTCCGCATGGACTGGAGGACCGGGGAGCTGCGCACGGCGCGGAAGATCACCGGCAAGCGGGACCCGCACAGACCCTTCGagctggtggtggaggtgcgggaccACGGGCAGCCGCCGCTCTCCTCCACCGCCCTCATCCAGGTGGAGATCGTGGACGGCGCGGTGGAGAAGCTGAACGAGAACCAGCGCTCCAGCCGCGCCACGGACACCGCCCTggacctcaccctcatcctcatcaTCGCCCTGGGCTCCGTCTCCTTcatcttcctgctggccatgatcgtGCTGGCCGTGCGCTGCCAGAAGGAGAAGAAGCTCACCCTCTCCAGCTGCCTGCTGGCCAGCGACTGCTGCGTGTGCTGCTGCTCGTGCTGTAGCCGCCACGCCAGGGCCCGCAAGAAGAAGCTCAGCAAGTCGGACATCATGCTGGTGCAGAGCTCCGCCGTGCCCAGCGCCACCCAGGTGCCCGTGGAGGAGTCTGGCAGCTTCAGCTCTCACCACCTCAACCAGAACTACTGCTACCAGGTCTGCCTGACCCCGGAGTCTGCCAAGACGGACCTGATGTTCCTCAAGCCCTGCAGCCCCtccaggagcacagaccccgagcaCAACCCTTGTGGGGCCATAGTGACGGGCTACGCCGACCAGCAGCCCGACATCATCTCCAATGGCAGCATTTTGTCCAGCGAG aataaacaCCAACGCACTGAACTCAGTTATCTAGTTGACAGACCTCGACGGGTAAACAG TTCTGCATTCCAGGAAGCAGACATAGTAAGCTCTAAGGATAGTGGGCACGGAGACAGTGAGCAAGGAGACAGTGATCATGACGCCACTAATCGAGGTCAATCCTCTG
- the PCDH10 gene encoding protocadherin-10 isoform X1, with amino-acid sequence MLALLLLLCAVDGARSQLAYKVQEERDHGTFVGNIAEDLGLDITKLSSRRFQSAPNSRSPYLELNLENGVLYVKEKIDRELICRQSPSCLLHLEVFLENPLEFFRVEVEVLDINDNPPAFPEADIQVEISESATLGTRFPLESAYDPDVGNNSLRTYEMTTNSFFALDVQTQGDGNKFAELVLKKPLDREQQALHRYVLTAMDGGVPQRTGTALLTIKVLDSNDNVPVFEQPVYSVAMAENAAPGTLVIQLNATDQDEGQNGEVVYSLSSHNSARVRDIFSLDPRSGRLEVSGELDYEESGVYQVYVQAKDLGPNAVPAHCKVLLKVLDLNDNAPEISFSTVKEAVSEAAPPGTVVALFSVTDKDSEENGQIHCELLGEVPFRLKLSYKNYYTIVTDGVLDRELGPSYTVTVLARDRGSPPLSSTKSIQVRVADVNDNAPRFSQAVYNVYVTENNVPGAYISAVSAADQDDEENAQVTYHILECDIQGMSVFTYVSINSENGYLYALRTFDYEQLKDFSFMVEARDGGSPPLAANATVNIVIVDQNDNAPAIISPHGRNGTARELLPRTAEPGYLFTRVVAVDLDEGENARLTYSIIRGNEMSLFRMDWRTGELRTARKITGKRDPHRPFELVVEVRDHGQPPLSSTALIQVEIVDGAVEKLNENQRSSRATDTALDLTLILIIALGSVSFIFLLAMIVLAVRCQKEKKLTLSSCLLASDCCVCCCSCCSRHARARKKKLSKSDIMLVQSSAVPSATQVPVEESGSFSSHHLNQNYCYQVCLTPESAKTDLMFLKPCSPSRSTDPEHNPCGAIVTGYADQQPDIISNGSILSSENKHQRTELSYLVDRPRRVNSSAFQEADIVSSKDSGHGDSEQGDSDHDATNRGQSSGADLFSNCTEECKALGHSDRCWMPSFVPSSDGRQAADYRSNLHVPGMDSVPDTEVFEAPEVPPGGERSFSTFGKEKALQGLAGVGNGNGGGNTQERKELDGLLSGTRAPYKPPYLSQSLRRPLRSVQLRRQEHRTV; translated from the exons ATGCTCGCCTTACTCCTGCTGCTGTGCGCGGTGGATGGGGCGCGTTCCCAGCTCGCCTACAAGGTGCAGGAGGAGCGGGACCATGGCACGTTCGTGGGGAACATCGCCGAGGATCTGGGCTTGGACATTACAAAACTCTCCAGCCGCAGGTTTCAGTCTGCGCCCAACTCCCGGAGCCCGTACCTGGAGCTGAACCTGGAGAACGGGGTCCTGTACGTGAAGGAGAAGATCGACCGGGAGCTGATCTGCCGCCAGAGCCCGTCCTGCCTGCTGCACCTGGAGGTGTTCCTGGAGAACCCGCTGGAATTCTTCCGGGTGGAGGTGGAGGTGCTGGACATCAATGACAACCCCCCCGCCTTCCCCGAGGCGGACATCCAGGTGGAGATCTCGGAGAGCGCCACCCTGGGCACCCGCTTCCCGCTGGAGAGCGCCTACGACCCGGACGTGGGCAACAACTCGCTCCGCACCTACGAGATGACGACCAACAGCTTCTTCGCCCTGGACGTGCAGACTCAGGGCGACGGCAACAAGTTCGCGGAGCTGGTGCTGAAGAAGCCGCTGGACCGCGAGCAGCAAGCCCTGCACCGGTACGTGCTGACCGCCATGGACGGCGGCGTGCCCCAGAGGACCGGCACTGCCCTCCTCACCATCAAGGTGCTGGACTCCAACGACAACGTGCCGGTGTTCGAGCAGCCCGTGTACTCCGTGGCCATGGCCGAGAACGCGGCGCCCGGCACCCTGGTGATCCAGCTCAATGCCACCGACCAGGACGAAGGTCAGAACGGGGAGGTGGTGTACTCGCTGAGCAGCCACAACTCTGCGCGGGTGCGGGACATCTTCAGCCTGGACCCCCGCAGCGGGCGCCTGGAGGTGAGCGGGGAGCTGGACTACGAGGAGAGCGGCGTGTACCAGGTGTACGTCCAAGCCAAGGACCTGGGGCCGAACGCCGTGCCCGCCCACTGCAAGGTGCTGCTCAAGGTGCTGGACCTGAACGACAACGCGCCCGAGATCAGCTTCAGCACCGTGAAGGAGGCGGTGAGCGAGGCCGCCCCCCCGGGCACGGTGGTGGCTCTCTTCAGCGTCACGGACAAGGACTCCGAGGAGAACGGGCAGATCCACTGCGAGCTCCTGGGCGAGGTGCCCTTCCGCCTCAAGCTGTCCTACAAGAACTACTACACCATCGTGACGGACGGCGTGCTGGACCGGGAGCTGGGGCCGTCCTACACGGTGACGGTGCTGGCCCGGGACCGCGGCAGCCCGCCGCTCAGCTCCACCAAGTCCATCCAGGTGCGGGTGGCGGACGTGAACGACAACGCGCCGCGCTTCTCGCAGGCGGTGTACAATGTGTATGTGACCGAGAACAACGTGCCCGGGGCGTACATCTCCGCCGTCAGCGCCGCCGACCAGGACGACGAGGAGAACGCGCAGGTGACCTACCACATCCTGGAGTGCGACATCCAGGGCATGTCCGTCTTCACCTACGTGTCCATCAACTCGGAGAACGGCTACCTGTACGCGCTGCGCACCTTCGACTACGAGCAGCTGAAGGACTTCAGCTTCATGGTGGAGGCGCGGGACGGCGGCAGCCCCCCACTGGCCGCCAACGCCACGGTCAACATCGTCATCGTGGACCAGAACGACAATGCCCCGGCCATCATCTCCCCGCACGGCCGCAACGGCACGGCCAGGGAGCTGCTGCCCCGCACCGCCGAGCCCGGCTACCTGTTCACCCGCGTGGTGGCCGTGGACCTGGACGAGGGCGAGAACGCCCGCCTCACCTACAGCATCATCCGGGGCAACGAGATGAGCCTGTTCCGCATGGACTGGAGGACCGGGGAGCTGCGCACGGCGCGGAAGATCACCGGCAAGCGGGACCCGCACAGACCCTTCGagctggtggtggaggtgcgggaccACGGGCAGCCGCCGCTCTCCTCCACCGCCCTCATCCAGGTGGAGATCGTGGACGGCGCGGTGGAGAAGCTGAACGAGAACCAGCGCTCCAGCCGCGCCACGGACACCGCCCTggacctcaccctcatcctcatcaTCGCCCTGGGCTCCGTCTCCTTcatcttcctgctggccatgatcgtGCTGGCCGTGCGCTGCCAGAAGGAGAAGAAGCTCACCCTCTCCAGCTGCCTGCTGGCCAGCGACTGCTGCGTGTGCTGCTGCTCGTGCTGTAGCCGCCACGCCAGGGCCCGCAAGAAGAAGCTCAGCAAGTCGGACATCATGCTGGTGCAGAGCTCCGCCGTGCCCAGCGCCACCCAGGTGCCCGTGGAGGAGTCTGGCAGCTTCAGCTCTCACCACCTCAACCAGAACTACTGCTACCAGGTCTGCCTGACCCCGGAGTCTGCCAAGACGGACCTGATGTTCCTCAAGCCCTGCAGCCCCtccaggagcacagaccccgagcaCAACCCTTGTGGGGCCATAGTGACGGGCTACGCCGACCAGCAGCCCGACATCATCTCCAATGGCAGCATTTTGTCCAGCGAG aataaacaCCAACGCACTGAACTCAGTTATCTAGTTGACAGACCTCGACGGGTAAACAG TTCTGCATTCCAGGAAGCAGACATAGTAAGCTCTAAGGATAGTGGGCACGGAGACAGTGAGCAAGGAGACAGTGATCATGACGCCACTAATCGAGGTCAATCCTCTG GAGCTGATCTGTTCTCCAACTGTACAGAAGAGTGTAAAGCTCTGGGCCATTCGGATCGCTGCTGGATGCCTTCTTTTGTACCTTCCAGTGATGGCCGCCAGGCGGCAGACTACCGCAGCAATCTTCATGTGCCCGGCATGGACTCTGTTCCGgacactgaagtgtttgaagcaCCCGAGGTGCCTCCAGGAGGGGAGAGATCCTTTTCTACTTTTGGAAAGGAGAAGGCATTACAAGGGCTGGCAGGAGTAGGCAATGGAAATGGAGGAGGGAATACACAGGAGAGAAAGGAGCTGGATGGCCTGCTCTCCGGGACCAGAGCGCCTTACAAGCCCCCCTATCTGA
- the PCDH10 gene encoding protocadherin-10 isoform X2, with protein MLALLLLLCAVDGARSQLAYKVQEERDHGTFVGNIAEDLGLDITKLSSRRFQSAPNSRSPYLELNLENGVLYVKEKIDRELICRQSPSCLLHLEVFLENPLEFFRVEVEVLDINDNPPAFPEADIQVEISESATLGTRFPLESAYDPDVGNNSLRTYEMTTNSFFALDVQTQGDGNKFAELVLKKPLDREQQALHRYVLTAMDGGVPQRTGTALLTIKVLDSNDNVPVFEQPVYSVAMAENAAPGTLVIQLNATDQDEGQNGEVVYSLSSHNSARVRDIFSLDPRSGRLEVSGELDYEESGVYQVYVQAKDLGPNAVPAHCKVLLKVLDLNDNAPEISFSTVKEAVSEAAPPGTVVALFSVTDKDSEENGQIHCELLGEVPFRLKLSYKNYYTIVTDGVLDRELGPSYTVTVLARDRGSPPLSSTKSIQVRVADVNDNAPRFSQAVYNVYVTENNVPGAYISAVSAADQDDEENAQVTYHILECDIQGMSVFTYVSINSENGYLYALRTFDYEQLKDFSFMVEARDGGSPPLAANATVNIVIVDQNDNAPAIISPHGRNGTARELLPRTAEPGYLFTRVVAVDLDEGENARLTYSIIRGNEMSLFRMDWRTGELRTARKITGKRDPHRPFELVVEVRDHGQPPLSSTALIQVEIVDGAVEKLNENQRSSRATDTALDLTLILIIALGSVSFIFLLAMIVLAVRCQKEKKLTLSSCLLASDCCVCCCSCCSRHARARKKKLSKSDIMLVQSSAVPSATQVPVEESGSFSSHHLNQNYCYQVCLTPESAKTDLMFLKPCSPSRSTDPEHNPCGAIVTGYADQQPDIISNGSILSSENKHQRTELSYLVDRPRRVNSSAFQEADIVSSKDSGHGDSEQGDSDHDATNRGQSSGADLFSNCTEECKALGHSDRCWMPSFVPSSDGRQAADYRSNLHVPGMDSVPDTEVFEAPEVPPGGERSFSTFGKEKALQGLAGVGNGNGGGNTQERKELDGLLSGTRAPYKPPYLTRKRIC; from the exons ATGCTCGCCTTACTCCTGCTGCTGTGCGCGGTGGATGGGGCGCGTTCCCAGCTCGCCTACAAGGTGCAGGAGGAGCGGGACCATGGCACGTTCGTGGGGAACATCGCCGAGGATCTGGGCTTGGACATTACAAAACTCTCCAGCCGCAGGTTTCAGTCTGCGCCCAACTCCCGGAGCCCGTACCTGGAGCTGAACCTGGAGAACGGGGTCCTGTACGTGAAGGAGAAGATCGACCGGGAGCTGATCTGCCGCCAGAGCCCGTCCTGCCTGCTGCACCTGGAGGTGTTCCTGGAGAACCCGCTGGAATTCTTCCGGGTGGAGGTGGAGGTGCTGGACATCAATGACAACCCCCCCGCCTTCCCCGAGGCGGACATCCAGGTGGAGATCTCGGAGAGCGCCACCCTGGGCACCCGCTTCCCGCTGGAGAGCGCCTACGACCCGGACGTGGGCAACAACTCGCTCCGCACCTACGAGATGACGACCAACAGCTTCTTCGCCCTGGACGTGCAGACTCAGGGCGACGGCAACAAGTTCGCGGAGCTGGTGCTGAAGAAGCCGCTGGACCGCGAGCAGCAAGCCCTGCACCGGTACGTGCTGACCGCCATGGACGGCGGCGTGCCCCAGAGGACCGGCACTGCCCTCCTCACCATCAAGGTGCTGGACTCCAACGACAACGTGCCGGTGTTCGAGCAGCCCGTGTACTCCGTGGCCATGGCCGAGAACGCGGCGCCCGGCACCCTGGTGATCCAGCTCAATGCCACCGACCAGGACGAAGGTCAGAACGGGGAGGTGGTGTACTCGCTGAGCAGCCACAACTCTGCGCGGGTGCGGGACATCTTCAGCCTGGACCCCCGCAGCGGGCGCCTGGAGGTGAGCGGGGAGCTGGACTACGAGGAGAGCGGCGTGTACCAGGTGTACGTCCAAGCCAAGGACCTGGGGCCGAACGCCGTGCCCGCCCACTGCAAGGTGCTGCTCAAGGTGCTGGACCTGAACGACAACGCGCCCGAGATCAGCTTCAGCACCGTGAAGGAGGCGGTGAGCGAGGCCGCCCCCCCGGGCACGGTGGTGGCTCTCTTCAGCGTCACGGACAAGGACTCCGAGGAGAACGGGCAGATCCACTGCGAGCTCCTGGGCGAGGTGCCCTTCCGCCTCAAGCTGTCCTACAAGAACTACTACACCATCGTGACGGACGGCGTGCTGGACCGGGAGCTGGGGCCGTCCTACACGGTGACGGTGCTGGCCCGGGACCGCGGCAGCCCGCCGCTCAGCTCCACCAAGTCCATCCAGGTGCGGGTGGCGGACGTGAACGACAACGCGCCGCGCTTCTCGCAGGCGGTGTACAATGTGTATGTGACCGAGAACAACGTGCCCGGGGCGTACATCTCCGCCGTCAGCGCCGCCGACCAGGACGACGAGGAGAACGCGCAGGTGACCTACCACATCCTGGAGTGCGACATCCAGGGCATGTCCGTCTTCACCTACGTGTCCATCAACTCGGAGAACGGCTACCTGTACGCGCTGCGCACCTTCGACTACGAGCAGCTGAAGGACTTCAGCTTCATGGTGGAGGCGCGGGACGGCGGCAGCCCCCCACTGGCCGCCAACGCCACGGTCAACATCGTCATCGTGGACCAGAACGACAATGCCCCGGCCATCATCTCCCCGCACGGCCGCAACGGCACGGCCAGGGAGCTGCTGCCCCGCACCGCCGAGCCCGGCTACCTGTTCACCCGCGTGGTGGCCGTGGACCTGGACGAGGGCGAGAACGCCCGCCTCACCTACAGCATCATCCGGGGCAACGAGATGAGCCTGTTCCGCATGGACTGGAGGACCGGGGAGCTGCGCACGGCGCGGAAGATCACCGGCAAGCGGGACCCGCACAGACCCTTCGagctggtggtggaggtgcgggaccACGGGCAGCCGCCGCTCTCCTCCACCGCCCTCATCCAGGTGGAGATCGTGGACGGCGCGGTGGAGAAGCTGAACGAGAACCAGCGCTCCAGCCGCGCCACGGACACCGCCCTggacctcaccctcatcctcatcaTCGCCCTGGGCTCCGTCTCCTTcatcttcctgctggccatgatcgtGCTGGCCGTGCGCTGCCAGAAGGAGAAGAAGCTCACCCTCTCCAGCTGCCTGCTGGCCAGCGACTGCTGCGTGTGCTGCTGCTCGTGCTGTAGCCGCCACGCCAGGGCCCGCAAGAAGAAGCTCAGCAAGTCGGACATCATGCTGGTGCAGAGCTCCGCCGTGCCCAGCGCCACCCAGGTGCCCGTGGAGGAGTCTGGCAGCTTCAGCTCTCACCACCTCAACCAGAACTACTGCTACCAGGTCTGCCTGACCCCGGAGTCTGCCAAGACGGACCTGATGTTCCTCAAGCCCTGCAGCCCCtccaggagcacagaccccgagcaCAACCCTTGTGGGGCCATAGTGACGGGCTACGCCGACCAGCAGCCCGACATCATCTCCAATGGCAGCATTTTGTCCAGCGAG aataaacaCCAACGCACTGAACTCAGTTATCTAGTTGACAGACCTCGACGGGTAAACAG TTCTGCATTCCAGGAAGCAGACATAGTAAGCTCTAAGGATAGTGGGCACGGAGACAGTGAGCAAGGAGACAGTGATCATGACGCCACTAATCGAGGTCAATCCTCTG GAGCTGATCTGTTCTCCAACTGTACAGAAGAGTGTAAAGCTCTGGGCCATTCGGATCGCTGCTGGATGCCTTCTTTTGTACCTTCCAGTGATGGCCGCCAGGCGGCAGACTACCGCAGCAATCTTCATGTGCCCGGCATGGACTCTGTTCCGgacactgaagtgtttgaagcaCCCGAGGTGCCTCCAGGAGGGGAGAGATCCTTTTCTACTTTTGGAAAGGAGAAGGCATTACAAGGGCTGGCAGGAGTAGGCAATGGAAATGGAGGAGGGAATACACAGGAGAGAAAGGAGCTGGATGGCCTGCTCTCCGGGACCAGAGCGCCTTACAAGCCCCCCTATCTGA